ATGCAGTTCATTGCCAGTATGACATCCTCGACCGTCAGGTAACAATCGTGATTGAGATCCCCCCGTTTCAGCGTGCAGCCATGATTGGAATGGTTCTTCAACACCGAGACCGAGTTGCTGGAGCGGTTGGCCACGGTTATGTCCGGATCTCCGTCCTGATCCAAGTCGGCGGAGGACAGCGACGTTGGCGTAATTCCAACCCCATGATCCGTTCCTCTGACAAAAACTCCATTTCCATCATTGAAGAAAACTGAAACAGAACTGCTGCGGGAGTTTGCGGTTAGCAGGTCCGCATCGGCATCGCCATCTAGGTCTGTTGCCAGGATGGCAACAGGGTGAACACCGGCCGCATATTGTTCTCCCGTGGTAAACGCGCCACCCCCCTGGTTTCTTAGAATGGAGAATTCCCCGGCGGGGAGGGCTGTGTTGGGTGCATGGACGATTACAATCTCCGGAGCACGGTCACCGTCCAAATCGGAAAGCATCAGGGAAATCGGTGCAGTTGTCGTTCGGTATTCAACCGGCTCCGCAAACGTCCCATCGCCGAAGTTATTGAAAATGGAAACCGTTGCGGAACCCCGGTTGGCGACGGCCAAATCAAAGTCCTTGTCCCCATCCAAATCTGCGGCGTCGAGTTCAACGGGTGTGACGCCGGTTTGATATACGGAGGAGCTTGCAAAGTTGCCGATGCCGTCGTTTGTGAGAATCAGAACGACGTTCAAGCTGTCATCAACAGCAGCCAGGTCGGGGTCTCCATCCCGATCCAAATCGGCGCAGGAAATCGCTCGGGGGTGTTTTCCGATTGCAAAATCGATTTTTTTGGCAAGTGTCCCATCGCCGTTGTTTTTCAAGATGGAGATTCCATTTTGCCCGGAATTTACCGTTACAATGTCCATATCCCCGTCCTGATCCAAGTCGGCCGAAGAGAGAGACAGGGGATTGATCCCGGTATCATAATCTTCGGAGTGGACAAAGTTTCCAGCTCCTTCGTTTTTAAAGACCGAAAGAGTGTTGCTCAAAGAGTTCACGGTTACCAGATCCTTATCCGTGTCCCCCTCCAAGTCCAAGTTCAAAACCGATGACGGGCCGGCGCCCGTTTGGGGGCGGTCGCTTTTGATGAAGGTGCCGTCGCCGTTATTTTTCAGGACCCCTACGCTATAGCTGTAATAATTTGCCACGGCCAAATCCGGGCGTTCGTCACCGTCCAAATCGGAGGCCAAAACGGAAACCGGTATAAGGCCGACCTCATAATCTGTTCGGCCGGAAAAAGCGCCCCCCCCGTTGTTTAAAAGTGTAGAAACGCTATGCTCATGCAGATTGGCAGCCGACAGATCGGCGTCCCCATCCCCGTCCAGGTCGGAAGCCACGACGGAATGCGGGTTTCTTCCCACCCGATAAGCGGAATCGCTGGAAAATGCCCCGGTGCCGTCGTTTTCAAGAACGGAAACCGTACTGTCGTACGAATCGGATACAACCAGATCGGGATCACCATCCCCGTCCGAATCGAAGGCGAAAACCGAACGGGTGCCTTGAGCAGGCCCTCCATAGTTGCCGCCGGAGGCCAAGGTACCATTGCCGGCATTCAAATAAATACTGACTTTGTCTTCCCCTTTTTCATTTGCTACAACCACGTCCGGATTTCCATTTCCGTCAAGATCGGTGGCCAGAATGGCGGTGGGCATGTTTGGCAGAACGTGTTTGGATACCAGTTCCAGATTTCCATCCCCTCGGTTTTCGAAAACATAAAATGTTCTGTCCGGGTGATCGGCGACCACCACATCCGGGTCGCCGTCCAAATCCAAGTCGGCCGACGATGTCGAAGAAAGATAACTGCTCCCCAGAAAATAGGCGGCTTTTGACCCCAAAACGGCTTTTCCGTCATTGAACAAGGTATAAAGATTCCCGTCCTCCGCGGTGGCGATCAAATCGTAGTCACCATCAAGGTCCAGATCAACCGCCGATACCGATACAGGGCGGTAGCCGATAACGTAGTCCGCGCGCGATGAGAACGTTCCGTCACCGTTATTTTTCAGCACGGATACGGTGCTATCGTCTTGGACCCATCGGTAGCCCCGATTGGCCGCGATCAAATCCCGGTCGCCATCTCCATCGAGGTCTGTTGCGATTACGGCCAAGGGGAAATTTCCCACTTCGTAGCTTTGCCAGGTGTCGAAAAGGGGTGGGGAGGCAGGCAGAGATATAGGGGGTGCAAAAGCCAGAATGCACAAAAAAAGCCGCCGTGGTGTCAAATCCGCTCCTCCATCATAATCCTTCCAAAAAATTGTTGGGAAGATTCAATGAAAGCTTCTTTCAGAGTTTGTCAAGCTAAAATGGTCAAAAGGGGCTGGAAACTCCATGTTTGGGGTTTCAACTTAATAAACCATAAATTGAACAACAAAAAATACCAGTGCTACTATTAGGCAAGGTGCTGTTACACCACGGGTTACATCCATTGCTTAGAGTCGAAAGTTATAGCGGCAAGTAGAAATTGGCAAAAATTGTCAAATTATGTTATTTTATATTAAATGTTTAAGAAAATCCTCATCGCCAACAGGGGGGAGATTGCGCTTCGGATCATCCGTGCCTGCCGGGAGCTAGGCATAAAGTCCGTGGCCGTCTTTTCCGAGGCGGACAAGGATTCCTTGGCCGTGCGCTTTGCCGATGAATCACTCTGCATCGGCCCTCCGAAGGCAGCGGAAAGTTATCTGGATGCCAAACGAATCATCGCCGCCGCCGAGCTGACCAACTCCGATGCCATTCATCCCGGCTACGGGTTTTTGGCTGAAAATGCCGATTTCGCCGAAATCTGTGAGTCCTGCAATATCCGTTTCATCGGCCCCACTTCCCAGCAAATCCGGCAGATGGGAGACAAAATCTTTGCCAAGAGAGTTATGGCGGAAGCGGGGCTGCCGACCATTCCCGGTTCGGAAGGGGAAGTGACGGAACTCTCCAAGGCGGTAAGTTTGGCCAAGACATTCGGTTTTCCAGTCATTGTCAAGGCCGCCGCCGGCGGCGGGGGACGCGGGATGCGGCTGGCGCGGGATGAAAAGGAACTGGAAGCGGTCTGGGGTATGGCCAAAGCGGAGGCCAAGGCGGCTTTTGGCAACGATGCTTTATACTTGGAGAAATTCGTTGAAAATCCGCGCCACGTGGAGGTTCAGGTTTTGGGGGACCACCAGGGAAACATCGTCCATCTGGGGGAGCGCGACTGCAGCGTACAGCGCCGTCATCAAAAACTGATCGAGGAAGCTCCCTGCCCGGTGCTGGACGAGGAAACCCGAAAAAAGCTGTGCGAGGCGGCCGTTTTGGGGGCCTGGAAAATCGGCTACCGCTCGGCGGGAACCCTGGAGTTTTTGCTCGATAGAAACAAAAACTTCTACTTTATGGAAATGAACACCCGGATTCAGGTGGAACATCCGGTCACCGAGGAAGTGGTCGATTTGGATTTAATCAAGGAACAGATTCTAATCGCCGCCGGCGAAGAGATGAGTTTCAAGCAAACCGACGTCAAGCTGCACGGGCATTCCATCGAGTGCCGCATCAACGCCGAAGATCCGGAAAGGGAATTTGCCCCTTCCCCCGGAAAAATCACCTACTTTCACGTTCCCGGCGGGCATGGTATCCGCGTGGACACCCACGCTTTTGCCCTTTATGACGTGCCGCCGTACTACGATTCAATGATTGCCAAGCTGGTCGGCTTCGGTAAAACGCGCGAGCAGGCGATTGGCAAGCTCTTGCGGGCGCTGGATGAGTTCATTATCGAGGGAATTGCCACCACCATTCCTTTTCATAAAAAGACCCTCGTGCATCCCGATTTCGTCAATTTGAATTACGACACCTCCTTTGTGGAGAAAATGATCGCCGAGGAAAAAAAAACAAAGGAGAGGCCGGTGGAGGCGGTGGAAACGGGGAGTAGTTCGTAAAATTGATTCGAATGTTGTCGGTTGGAGTCCGGACATAGAGCAAGGCCGAATTTATCGCTAACTTGTTTCCGAAAAATTCTTCGCTTAACTCAGAATGACAAAGAACCGTTGGAGGGAAAGTGGAAATCAAGGCGGATTTAAAATACACCAAGGAACATGAATGGATTAAGCTGGATGGCGAAGTTGCCACGGTCGGAATCACCGACTATGCCCAAGGAGAGCTGGGGGATGTTGTGTTTGTCGAACTTCCCAAGGTCGGCGCAGCCGTGGCGCAGATGAAGCCGTTCGGCACCATTGAAGCGGTAAAGGCGGTCTCCGAACTTTTTTCGCCGATCACGGGCGAAGTAGCGGCGGTCAATTCCACCCTGGAGACGGACGCCACGGTCATCAACAAAGATCCGTACGGCGAAGGATGGCTGATCAAAATAAAAGTCAAAAACCCCAAAGAACTCGATTCACTTTTGACGGCGGAAAAATACAAGGAAATGGTGGCGGTATAACGGCTTAACCTTGATTTGCTTGAAGGGCCCCGCGCAAGCGGGGCTTTTTTGTGCAGCCGGTTGACTTTGCAAGCCGAAAAAGATAAGTTCTGAAAGCGATGAGCTACGTGCCGAATACCGATGCCGACCGGAAAAAAAT
This genomic window from Verrucomicrobiia bacterium contains:
- a CDS encoding VCBS repeat-containing protein, yielding MTPRRLFLCILAFAPPISLPASPPLFDTWQSYEVGNFPLAVIATDLDGDGDRDLIAANRGYRWVQDDSTVSVLKNNGDGTFSSRADYVIGYRPVSVSAVDLDLDGDYDLIATAEDGNLYTLFNDGKAVLGSKAAYFLGSSYLSSTSSADLDLDGDPDVVVADHPDRTFYVFENRGDGNLELVSKHVLPNMPTAILATDLDGNGNPDVVVANEKGEDKVSIYLNAGNGTLASGGNYGGPAQGTRSVFAFDSDGDGDPDLVVSDSYDSTVSVLENDGTGAFSSDSAYRVGRNPHSVVASDLDGDGDADLSAANLHEHSVSTLLNNGGGAFSGRTDYEVGLIPVSVLASDLDGDERPDLAVANYYSYSVGVLKNNGDGTFIKSDRPQTGAGPSSVLNLDLEGDTDKDLVTVNSLSNTLSVFKNEGAGNFVHSEDYDTGINPLSLSSADLDQDGDMDIVTVNSGQNGISILKNNGDGTLAKKIDFAIGKHPRAISCADLDRDGDPDLAAVDDSLNVVLILTNDGIGNFASSSVYQTGVTPVELDAADLDGDKDFDLAVANRGSATVSIFNNFGDGTFAEPVEYRTTTAPISLMLSDLDGDRAPEIVIVHAPNTALPAGEFSILRNQGGGAFTTGEQYAAGVHPVAILATDLDGDADADLLTANSRSSSVSVFFNDGNGVFVRGTDHGVGITPTSLSSADLDQDGDPDITVANRSSNSVSVLKNHSNHGCTLKRGDLNHDCYLTVEDVILAMNCILMNIGTCRPELTDVNCNGKVTGADVVALLLAVFLNQPLPCT
- the accC gene encoding acetyl-CoA carboxylase biotin carboxylase subunit, encoding MFKKILIANRGEIALRIIRACRELGIKSVAVFSEADKDSLAVRFADESLCIGPPKAAESYLDAKRIIAAAELTNSDAIHPGYGFLAENADFAEICESCNIRFIGPTSQQIRQMGDKIFAKRVMAEAGLPTIPGSEGEVTELSKAVSLAKTFGFPVIVKAAAGGGGRGMRLARDEKELEAVWGMAKAEAKAAFGNDALYLEKFVENPRHVEVQVLGDHQGNIVHLGERDCSVQRRHQKLIEEAPCPVLDEETRKKLCEAAVLGAWKIGYRSAGTLEFLLDRNKNFYFMEMNTRIQVEHPVTEEVVDLDLIKEQILIAAGEEMSFKQTDVKLHGHSIECRINAEDPEREFAPSPGKITYFHVPGGHGIRVDTHAFALYDVPPYYDSMIAKLVGFGKTREQAIGKLLRALDEFIIEGIATTIPFHKKTLVHPDFVNLNYDTSFVEKMIAEEKKTKERPVEAVETGSSS
- the gcvH gene encoding glycine cleavage system protein GcvH, whose amino-acid sequence is MEIKADLKYTKEHEWIKLDGEVATVGITDYAQGELGDVVFVELPKVGAAVAQMKPFGTIEAVKAVSELFSPITGEVAAVNSTLETDATVINKDPYGEGWLIKIKVKNPKELDSLLTAEKYKEMVAV